One stretch of Cryptosporidium parvum Iowa II chromosome 3, whole genome shotgun sequence DNA includes these proteins:
- a CDS encoding DRG like OBG family GTpase fused to an RNA binding domain TGS domain, Fun11p, whose protein sequence is MGILERIADIEAEMARTQKNKKTEYHLGRLKAQLAKLKTELIEAGSGGKGKGEGFDVAKQGDARVILIGFPSVGKSTLMHELTGTETAVAAYEFTTLTCVPGIMKYNEAKIQLLDLPGIIEGAATGRGRGRQVIAVAHSADLVLMVIDSTKDDSQRRKLEYELEAIGIRLNKKPPQIVVKPKKIGGVTFNSTVPLTHLDNKMVVSILNEYKIYNADVLIKEDCTVDEFIDCIEGNRRYVPCLYVHNKIDNLKLSEIDELARQPNSVVISSQKRWNLDTLVEQIWGKLGLVRLYTKKKGEFPDFSDPLIMTPQRGVINVETAVKLIHKDLINEFKHALVWGTSVKHNPQCVGLSHKLQDEDVIQLVKTR, encoded by the coding sequence atGGGTATTTTGGAGAGGATTGCAGATATAGAGGCCGAAATGGCCAGAACTCAAAAGAACAAGAAGACTGAGTACCATTTAGGACGTTTAAAGGCTCAGCTGGCGAAACTAAAAACAGAATTAATAGAAGCAGGAAGTGGAGGTAAAGGTAAAGGTGAAGGGTTTGATGTTGCTAAACAAGGCGATGCAAGAGTAATATTGATAGGGTTTCCATCTGTGGGTAAGTCAACATTAATGCATGAATTAACTGGAACAGAAACAGCAGTGGCAGCCTACGAATTTACGACTTTAACATGTGTTCCAGGTATTATGAAATACAATGAAGCTAAGATTCAACTTTTGGATCTACCAGGAATTATTGAAGGGGCTGCAACTGGACGAGGTAGAGGCCGCCAAGTAATAGCTGTGGCTCATTCAGCTGATTTAGTATTAATGGTAATAGACTCAACAAAGGATGATTCTCAAAGAAGAAAGCTAGAGTATGAGCTTGAAGCCATTGGGATTAGGTTAAATAAGAAACCTCCACAGATTGTTGTTAAACCTAAAAAAATTGGAGGAGTAACTTTTAATTCAACAGTGCCTTTAACTCATTTGGATAATAAGATGGTAGTTAGCATATTGAATGAGTATAAGATCTATAATGCTGATGTTTTAATTAAGGAAGATTGTACAGTTGATGAGTTTATTGATTGCATCGAAGGCAATAGAAGATATGTTCCTTGTTTGTATGTTCATAACAAAATAGATAATTTAAAGTTAAGTGAGATTGATGAGTTAGCACGTCAACCAAATAGTGTTGTGATATCATCTCAAAAGAGATGGAATTTAGACACTTTAGTAGAGCAGATTTGGGGGAAACTAGGACTGGTTAGATTATACACTAAGAAAAAAGGCGAATTCCCAGATTTTTCAGACCCATTAATCATGACTCCACAAAGAGGAGTGATAAATGTAGAAACTGCAGTAAAATTAATCCACAAGGACTTAATTAACGAATTCAAGCATGCACTAGTCTGGGGAACTAGTGTTAAACATAATCCACAATGCGTAGGATTGTCTCATAAACTTCAAGATGAGGATGTAATCCAACTAGTAAAAACAAGATAA
- a CDS encoding b-tubulin specific chaparone (transmembrane domain within N-terminus, no plasmodium orthologs), translating into MTKLCEEDEINREILSYSNENDYLSDINNLIDLIHGKLVFYKEIECNEYKKIAKDFLKRIDKYQEQPYVLDTYLEKICYPLSNCIAEFLENNSLVLHNTVLSINKYQEENINSNSQQTLRITEDLDVNIDRRHQKNILRLSDCIYNLCKIRGPKVISLYFPSNVNFLEVVIDYISLREKYQLNLECNHESNSNLVLDSSMDLNYNEEFEDLNSLDDQDNWYFIYVLYVWLSTLVLIPFSFEVLDSKYMLKESHLFLRILENVIPKILENKYCITNEAASIVFAKITCRTDFILLWKNTNNKFSILLSKGMDETPDSLGILIWMKYLIKLAPIESIEIFIDQIIKYLNIPNNPESSQNSQNLHDRIYNSYKSTSCRTICITRLIIRCIQNDVLLKHFTDFENILNWTLDFLLEQNKSENNLLRHTSSKCIAKILNSIQGNNRAKEILNDILMLNKEKEENLERIEIFKKLSPNELEGKCLTIAELLRSRLTFFFEHYLPEILEFLQYCLNYEYWIGNRSFGVQIRDSACYIIWSLARGVPPKVLKPYSNKIISSIIPLTVFDSQINGRRSSCAALQELIGRIGGENVPFGISIVTIADFFSISSIKSSFLDVSTRIGSLDTTNNDDLGSQVLPNYKFKKYGNLEESENSIYPFATILSDYLVQNVFIHPNIKFRLLSAIALSKLVPYCHHFCFFNILPHVSKLSTSQNNGVDLSSWNKDLNIFSSNSIFRHSSLLIISVLISKGKILKSKGITFWDLFVKPIQKDENTRNGFIKETPISKNSNLIPAEFTWSDYIRNIPILIEKERLYRGKGGDLTRKGVLNLIVSLSKSTEIIQFKKATFSRFLQTICESIRHLSFSIQISGCSALDAIIKWRMTKSKDSPEFLEIKKLLTDFVQALSSDTTDIHIMALRGIILSIGIIFPHVVNLIEETLINDIANCLVGIFNKDKLILSNDEGANNTLNEPIESFNELIFSSKYDVECRRNSIWSLGVICYCIIGTEISSKNMILDLCHNTLVQGCFDYSTDKRGDVGSWIRELSMETIACLYYNNVFIDDSKYEKILPAFVFNIFNYSDKLRVKAILLLWKILYLHFTNSDSIQGNSIEYTNINMYWIYYRIFHGIPFELFEICQIKEMKEIKLENLCEKNSLKYRLFESCQLILHDVLKDYALIHSKNYIDELKTFFATKSNPLNLGCYYFDMLDSIEKVPHSLYPYLDFENQFLFCLSNRNFQILSSSSTNIFKNCLFPFILEEKLQRSALLGLTNWISHSSSMSSSSSSINPYQAINYELNVFLKSTSDFSAATISIFYNIEKLLRLLSTCNQDAAFLCGCMTLHVLQFILVLLTWEIFPQEKTVMRGILTTILQVLGNTKDFQIIKISSAVLVHFSFSIQVSEDDELAQKAMESLSDLVSHQYPNIRAYTTDYIYNNVCHIQSSKKIESILEYIRETNWTQSYSKEELEKIKIQFRDLCQLEN; encoded by the coding sequence aTGACAAAACTTTGTGAGGAGGATGAAATCAATAGAGAAATATTGAGTTACtctaatgaaaatgattatctttctgatattaataatctaATTGATTTGATTCATGGAAAGTTGGTATTTTacaaagaaattgaatgcaatgaatataaaaagaTCGCTAAAGactttttaaaaagaatagaTAAGTATCAGGAACAACCATATGTCCTGGATACATACTTAGAAAAGATATGTTATCCTCTTTCAAACTGTATTGCAGAGtttcttgaaaataatagcCTTGTTTTACATAACACGGTTTTAtctataaataaatatcaggaagagaatattaattctaacTCCCAACAAACATTAAGAATTACAGAAGATTTAGACGTAAATATTGATAGAAGACACcagaaaaatattcttcGACTTTCTGACTGTATTTACAATCTTTGTAAAATCAGAGGACCAAAAGTTATTTCTTTATACTTTCCTAGTAATGTTAATTTTCTTGAGGTTGTGATAGATTACATTTCCCTAAGAGagaaatatcaattaaatCTAGAATGTAATCAtgaatcaaattcaaatctaGTCTTGGATTCTAGTATGGATCTGAATtataatgaagaatttgaggATTTGAATAGTCTAGATGATCAAGATAACTGGTATTTCATATACGTTCTATATGTCTGGCTGTCAACTCTGGTATTAATaccattttcttttgaagtTCTGGATTCTAAATATATGTTAAAAGAAAGCCATCTCTTTCTTAGAATACTTGAGAATGTAATTCCAAAgattttagaaaataaatattgtattACAAATGAAGCAGCTTCAATTGTATTTGCAAAGATTACATGTAGAACtgattttattttactttGGAAAAATACCAACAATAAATTCAGTATTCTATTGAGTAAAGGAATGGATGAAACTCCTGATTCTCTTGGGATTTTAATTTGGATGAAATATCTAATCAAACTTGCACCGATAGAAagtattgaaatttttattgatcaaattattaaatatcttaatattccaaataacCCTGAGAGCTCACAGAATTCACAAAATCTGCATGATAGAATATATAATTCTTATAAATCTACAAGCTGTAGAACAATATGTATTACgagattaataataagatGTATTCAAAATGATGTCCTCTTAAAACACTTTActgattttgaaaatattctaaATTGGACTTTGGACTTCTTATTAgaacaaaataaaagtgaaaataatcttttAAGACACACAAGTTCAAAATGTATCGCAAagattttaaattcaattcaAGGAAATAATAGAGCTAAAGAAATACTCAATGATATCTTAATGCTaaacaaagaaaaagaggaaaatcttgaaagaattgaaatatttaaaaaacttTCTCCAAATGAATTAGAAGGGAAGTGTCTCACTATAGCTGAACTTCTCAGATCGCGtctaacttttttttttgagcATTACCTTCCTGAAATCTTAGAATTTCTTCAGTATTGCTTGAATTATGAATATTGGATTGGAAATAGAAGCTTTGGAGTGCAAATACGTGATTCAGCATGTTATATAATTTGGAGCTTAGCTAGAGGGGTACCACCCAAAGTTTTAAAACCTTattctaataaaataatatcatcaatTATACCTTTAACGGTATTTGATTCACAAATCAATGGTAGAAGATCATCTTGTGCTGCACTCCAAGAATTAATAGGTAGAATTGGAGGTGAAAATGTACCATTTGGAATTTCAATTGTAACAATTGCCGATTTCTTTAGTATTTCATCGATAAAATCTTCATTCCTTGATGTTTCAACTCGAATTGGATCTTTGGACACAACGAATAATGATGATCTAGGATCGCAGGTATTAccaaattataaatttaaaaaatatggTAATTTGGAAGAATCAGAGAATTCAATATATCCTTTCGCAACAATCCTATCTGACTACCTTGTCCAAAATGTATTTATTCACcccaatattaaatttaggCTTTTATCAGCAATTGCCTTAAGTAAACTGGTTCCTTATTGCCAccatttttgttttttcaaCATTCTTCCACATGTTTCAAAATTGAGTACAAGTCAAAACAATGGTGTTGATTTAAGCAGTTGGAATAAGGatcttaatatattcagTTCAAATAGTATCTTTAGACATTCATCATTACTAATTATTTCAGTCCTTATATCAAAAGGAAAAATACTAAAATCCAAGGGTATCACTTTTTGGGATTTGTTTGTTAAACCCATACAAAAGGATGAAAATACAAGGAATGGTTTTATTAAGGAGACTCCAATTTCcaagaattcaaatttaattcctGCGGAATTCACATGGAGTGATTATATTAGAAACATCCCTATATTAATAGAGAAAGAAAGGTTATATAGAGGAAAAGGAGGCGATTTAACGAGGAAAGGAGTTCTCAATTTGATAGTTTCCTTATCTAAATCTActgaaattattcaattcaaGAAAGCTACATTTTCTAGATTCCTCCAAACAATTTGCGAATCAATTAGACATTTAAGCTTTTCAATCCAGATTTCTGGATGCTCTGCATTAGATGCAATCATTAAGTGGAGAATGACAAAATCTAAAGATTCTCCAgaatttcttgaaattaagAAACTTTTGACAGATTTTGTTCAAGCTCTAAGCTCTGATACAACAGATATTCACATAATGGCTCTAAGAGGAATTATTCTTTCAATAGGTATTATCTTCCCTCATGTAGtgaatttaattgaagaaaCTTTGATTAATGATATTGCCAACTGCTTAgttggaatatttaataaagacaAGTTAATCCTGAGCAATGATGAGGGGGCaaataatactttaaaCGAGCCCATAGAAtcttttaatgaattaattttttcatcaaaGTACGATGTTGAGTGTAGAAGAAACTCGATTTGGTCGCTTGGAGTCATTTGTTATTGTATTATTGGTACTGAAATATCTTCAAAGAATATGATATTAGATCTATGTCATAATACTCTAGTTCAAGGTTGCTTTGATTATTCAACAGATAAAAGAGGTGATGTCGGATCATGGATTCGTGAGCTTTCAATGGAAACTATAGCATGCTTATATTACAATAACGTATTTATAGATGACTCAAAGTATGAAAAAATCCTTCCTGCATTTgtattcaatatattcaacTATTCTGACAAGCTAAGAGTTAAAGcaattttattactttGGAAAATTTTGTACTTGCACTTTACAAACTCAGATTCCATACAAGGTAACTCCATTGAATACACGAATATAAATATGTACTGGATTTACTACCGTATTTTTCATGGAATTCCTTTTGAACTTTTTGAGATCTGTCAAATCAaagaaatgaaagaaattaagCTAGAGAACCTTTGTGAAAagaattcattaaaatacAGACTGTTTGAATCTTGCCAGCTTATCTTGCATGACGTACTTAAGGACTATGCACTGATACACAGTAAAAACTATATTGATGAACTTAAAACATTTTTCGCTACTAAAAGCAATCCACTTAACTTGGgatgttattattttgacATGTTAGACTCTATTGAAAAAGTCCCACACTCATTATATCCCTATCTAGACTTTGAAAaccaatttttattttgtctttcaaatagaaattttcaaatcttGTCAAGTTCCAgtacaaatatatttaaaaactGCCTTTTCCCATTTATCCTTGAAGAAAAACTGCAAAGGTCAGCCTTACTTGGATTAACAAACTGGATTAGTCATTCTTCTTCAATGagttcatcatcatcatcaattaATCCCTACCAAGCCATAAACTATGAGCTAAATGTCTTTTTGAAGTCAACTAGTGATTTCTCTGCAGCTACCATTTCAATTTTctataatattgaaaaacttTTAAGGCTTCTTTCTACATGCAATCAAGATGCCGCCTTTTTATGCGGATGCATGACTTTGCATGTACtacaatttattttggtATTGCTTACGTGGGAAATTTTCCCGCAAGAAAAAACAGTCATGAGAGGGATTCTTACTACAATTTTACAGGTTCTAGGAAATACAAaagattttcaaataattaagaTTTCTTCTGCGGTTTTGGTACATTTTTCGTTTAGTATACAAGTATCAGAAGATGACGAGTTGGCTCAGAAAGCAATGGAATCTCTTTCAGACCTAGTTTCCCATCAATATCCTAATATTAGGGCATACACAACTGACtatatttacaataatGTGTGCCATATTCAGTCATCCAAAAAGATTGAGTCTATACTTGAGTATATTAGAGAAACAAACTGGACACAAAGTTATAGCAAAGAAGAGTTGGAGAAGATAAAAATACAATTTAGAGATTTGTGTCAGCtagaaaattaa
- a CDS encoding domain KOG1666, V-SNARE (intracellular trafficking, secretion, and vesicular transport), with protein sequence MTLSKNSIEYQSYQRYQRVYEDIYRKFDTYREESMASSYYSNKELDMSTNISGNDGQNYLKPSTKEYNMGVSTEDLMKRNEDNLRISANLAQETQHIGLYSLNTLTVQRDNLTRSKYGLNNIDYNIMESRKLASTLYKQKVIERLMLYFIIFVLLLANIYVFFRRILGRK encoded by the coding sequence ATGACGTTATCTAAGAATTCGATTGAATACCAATCGTATCAAAGATATCAGAGAGTATATGAAGACATATATAGGAAGTTTGACACATATAGAGAGGAGAGCATGGCTAGTAGTTACTATTCTAATAAAGAGTTGGATATGAGTACAAACATTAGTGGTAATGACGGtcagaattatttaaaaccATCGacaaaagaatataatatgGGAGTTTCTACAGAAGATTTGATGAAAAGGaatgaagataatttaagaatatCTGCAAACCTAGCTCAGGAAACACAACATATAGGATTATATTCTTTGAATACTTTAACAGTTCAAAGGGATAACTTGACAAGAAGCAAATATGGtttgaataatatagaTTATAATATCATGGAGAGTCGTAAATTGGCAAGTACATTATACAAGCAGAAAGTAATTGAGAGACTGATGCTATATTTCATAATATTTGTACTATTGTTAGcaaatatatatgtattttTCAGAAGAATTCTCGgaaggaaataa
- a CDS encoding latent transforming growth factor beta binding protein like (3F865): protein LYFKFDINNNRIPSLPSPNNNNNRISNIPNSNNYYDRVSSLSFPNHNNNRVSSLSFPNNDNNRISSIPNHNNNRVSSLSFPNNDNNRISSIPHHNNNRISSIPNNNNNRVSSLSFPNNTTTEYPNIPITTTTTTVVTTTSTTGYPTTTTTGSPNTTTSTTRSPTTTSTTGNPTTTTTKAPNATTTSTTGNPTTTTTKAPNVTTTSTTRSPIATTTGSPTTTTTKAPNVTTTSTTEHPTTTSTTGYPTTTSTTGYPTTTSTTGYPTTTSTTGYPTTTSTTGQPTTTSTTGYPTTTSTTGYPTTTTTTTIPDITTTTTEYPNTTTTTSEPPKYAVSLVMDLSKVPNIDQMKEINLSANVIYRNLVESGINTEILSVPINEQNKTQGHTSFISTLQGSDNNMRVDRLLSMVAQQDSERVLNVIAQQNGTDSHSNQRGYHNKVLLKRRKIVYITAGFNGCTSVKTCPGIVSLKKDIDIYFISLSKDANMYREIEYISSEPVLMHSIMMNKSDLSNEASHISKWIRDEYRFNNPMFLIPKKVKKNFKNEVCSKCSKNAECYVHSIFETTHDLSKFECVCSEGYTGDGFTCRDIDECKVGNYCGKSQCCINTPGGFECKDSKDGKC, encoded by the coding sequence ctatattttaaatttgacATCAACAACAACAGGATACCCAGTTTACCCAGTCccaacaacaacaacaacagaATATCCAATATACCCAATTCCAACAACTACTACGACAGAGTATCCAGTTTATCCTTTCCCAACCACAACAACAACAGAGTATCCAGTTTATCCTTTCCCAACAACGACAACAACAGAATATCCAGTATACCCAACCACAACAACAACAGAGTATCCAGTTTATCCTTTCCCAACAACGACAACAACAGAATATCCAGTATACCCCACCACAACAACAACAGAATATCCAGTATACccaacaacaacaacaaccGAGTATCCAGTTTATCCTTTCCCAACAACACAACAACAGAATACCCAAATATTCCAATCACTACCACAACGACTACAGTTGTAACAACTACATCCACAACAGGATATCCAACAACTACCACAACAGGGAGTCCAAACACTACCACATCCACAACTAGAAGTCCAACAACCACTTCTACAACTGGAAATCCAACAACTACCACAACTAAAGCTCCAAATGCAACAACCACTTCTACAACTGGAAACCCAACAACTACTACAACTAAAGCTCCAAATGTAACAACCACATCTACAACTAGAAGTCCAATAGCCACCACAACTGGAAGCCCAACAACTACTACAACTAAAGCTCCAAATGTAACAACCACTTCTACAACAGAACATCCAACAACTACTTCTACAACAGGATATCCAACAACCACTTCTACAACAGGTTATCCAACAACCACTTCTACAACAGGTTATCCAACAACCACTTCTACAACAGGTTATCCAACAACCACTTCTACAACGGGACAACCAACAACCACTTCTACAACAGGTTATCCAACAACCACATCCACAACAGGATATCCAACAACTACCACAACTACAACAATTCCAGATATAACAACCACTACAACTGAGTATCCAAATACTACAACAACCACAAGCGAACCACCAAAATATGCAGTTTCGTTAGTAATGGATCTGTCTAAAGTACCAAATATTGATcaaatgaaagaaattaatttgtcTGCAAATGTAATTTATAGAAATTTGGTCGAGAGTGGAATAAATACTGAAATTTTGTCAGTTCCAATTAATGAACAAAACAAAACCCAAGGGCATACGAGCTTCATATCAACATTACAAGGCTCTGACAATAATATGAGGGTTGATAGATTGTTAAGTATGGTTGCACAGCAAGACTCAGAAAGAGTATTAAATGTTATTGCACAACAAAATGGTACTGATTCTCATTCAAATCAAAGAGGCTATCATAATAAGGTGCTATTAAAGAGAAGAAAGATAGTATACATCACTGCAGGATTTAATGGTTGTACTTCTGTGAAGACATGCCCAGGAATCGTTAGCTTGAAGAAAGATATTGATATATACTTCATTTCATTATCAAAAGATGCAAATATGTATCGTGagattgaatatatttcatcAGAACCCGTCTTAATGCATTCTATTATGATGAATAAATCAGATTTAAGCAATGAAGCATCTCACATTTCTAAATGGATTAGAGATGAGTATAGATTCAATAATCCAATGTTTTTGATACCAAAAAAAGTCAAGAAAAACTTTAAGAATGAAGTCTGTAGCAAATGTTCCAAAAATGCGGAATGTTACGTACATTCAATCTTTGAAACAACGCATGATTTAAGTAAATTTGAGTGCGTATGTTCAGAAGGCTATACAGGAGATGGATTCACATGCCGTGATATAGATGAATGTAAAGTGGGTAATTATTGTGGTAAATCACAGTGTTGTATAAATACACCTGGAGGATTTGAATGTAAGGATTCTAAAGATGGAAAATgctaa
- a CDS encoding zfwd1 protein, CCCH like RNA binding domain fused to WD repeats (transcripts identified by EST) yields the protein MRGRWKGGKGGHGGSSSGGSNTKVSEICRHFVQQGNCKFGQNCNYSHILRQVAQIQKAHFGGIRCAISSPLPTGELELFTGGCDGQLKRWIIRPADKDVMTTEPERGSNHRRRNYQNKFQNDVSGATQLSVKMDSAINCSAEVCSCLIYGDVLFCGLINGTIRAFHKPTGNFTDLVGHNQEIHQLLIIDNILVSACWGGKIVFWKFDQASGTFIISAQIQAKEHIKCLKYFPYKGNSAGAMGQPQCQIQDASPHLWVCGGGIVQIVDLITLQVVREIIFDGGPIMSVLEYENHLVLCSLQGVIRVISPTGEETFRKSLGSPALCMDGTVTADAKHILMMGQNNGHLRCITLPLFDSVLEFHTPDTRSEIRLVSNLGGSPGIILTAQWDGALNFYQWCLPKSS from the coding sequence ATGAGAGGCCGTTGGAAGGGAGGCAAAGGTGGACATGGCGGCTCATCTAGTGGAGGAAGCAATACGAAAGTCTCAGAGATTTGCCGACATTTTGTTCAACAAGGTAATTGTAAATTTGGCCAGAATTGTAATTACTCACATATTTTAAGGCAAGTTGCACAAATACAAAAGGCTCATTTTGGAGGTATTAGGTGTGCAATTTCTTCTCCTTTACCTACGGGAGAGCTTGAACTTTTCACAGGGGGGTGCGATGGTCAATTGAAGAGATGGATAATTAGACCTGCAGATAAGGATGTTATGACAACCGAGCCTGAAAGGGGAAGTAATCATCGTAGAAGAAACTATCAGAACAAGTTTCAGAATGATGTTAGTGGAGCAACTCAGCTTTCAGTAAAAATGGATTCAGCAATTAATTGCAGTGCAGAGGTTTGTAGTTGCTTGATTTATGGGGATGTACTATTTTGTGGACTAATTAATGGCACAATTAGGGCATTTCACAAGCCTACAGGGAATTTTACAGATTTAGTTGGGCATAACCAAGAAATACATcaacttttaataattgacaATATACTCGTTTCTGCTTGTTGGGGTGGAAAGATAGTATTTTGGAAATTTGATCAAGCTTCTGGTACTTTTATAATTTCTGCACAGATTCAGGCTAAAGAGCATATAAAGTGtcttaaatattttccGTATAAAGGTAATTCAGCTGGCGCAATGGGACAACCTCAATGCCAAATTCAGGATGCATCTCCTCATCTTTGGGTTTGTGGAGGCGGTATTGTTCAGATTGTGGATCTAATTACTTTACAAGTAGTTAGGgaaattatatttgatGGAGGACCTATTATGTCAGTACTCGAGTATGAAAATCATCTTGTTCTATGTAGTTTGCAAGGTGTAATTCGTGTTATTTCACCTACAGGTGAGGAAACTTTTAGAAAATCTCTAGGTTCTCCTGCGCTTTGCATGGATGGGACTGTTACTGCAGACGCTAAACATATCTTAATGATGGGCCAAAATAATGGGCATCTTAGATGTATCACCCTTCCTTTATTTGACAGTGTACTTGAATTTCATACTCCTGATACCAGATCAGAAATCAGACTAGTTTCGAATCTAGGGGGATCTCCTGGAATCATTCTCACTGCTCAATGGGATGGTGCTTTGAATTTTTACCAATGGTGTCTTCCAAAAAGTTCCTGA